GGATGAAGCGGATGATCTCCATGAGGGCGGCGCGGGCGTCGATCTCTTCGTCGGTGTAGTCGGTCTTGGCGGTGGTGGCGGCGGCGGCGCGGCTGCTGAAGTCGCGCACGGTGGCGCAGTCGGTGAGGAGTGCCTGGATCTCGGCTTCGGTGAGGTCGTCCTCGGCGGGTGGCTCGGCGGCATCGGCGGTGAGCTGGGCGAGGTAGTCGGGCTTGAGGGCGATGCGGCAGATTTGCTCGGTCTTTGAGAGCGAGGCAAGTTGGGCGGCGTTGAGGGGCGCGGGGGTGGGACCGTCGGGTTGGGGTGCTGGTGGTGGTGTGGTGTCTTCGGGCATGATGTGTTGGAGTTTAAGGATGAATGGATGCGAGTTTGGTTGTTTTTGGTCAGATTTTTGAACCGACGCTCTTTTTGGGATGACTTTGTCTCTTTTTATCCAAGCCGGATGTCTGTTTGGAATGACTGGGTGGATTATGGAGGCGGCTGGGTGAAATTTTGAGGCGAGTTAAAGTGAAATCGGAGCGGCTGGGTGTCTTTTTGGAGGAGCCGGATGGGTTTTGGGAGGGGCCGAGAAGAGTTTTGCAGGAACCGGGTGAAGTTTTGGAGTGGCCGTCTTCGTTTTTCAGGTCACTGAGTGGCGCTTTGGGCGTTTCCTCAAAAGGAGAAAAGAGGAAAAAGGTCCATGCGACAATAATATAATGGCGATGGCGCATAATATTTCCAAATCTGGCTGCCGCTTTGTGGGCAACGGATTCTCCTCGTCAGGGGGCGAAGGGGGAGCTAGGAAACTGGGGCATGATCTCCCCAAAAATCGCGGGTCTTGTCGCGGGCGCTTTGATTGTGGGCGGGGTGCTCGGGCGGCTGACCGGGTCGGCGAAGTCTGATAACCATGGAACTCCCGTCGTGGAGAGGTCGGCGGGTGGGGCTTCGGCTCCCGGTCGTGCGCTGGAATTGAGCAATGATCCGGGGTCGTCTCGTGCCATCGCGGATGTGACGCCGGGCCAGGAAATCGCGAAGCAGGACCGGGTGATGTCGTTGCTGGAGATTCTCCGCCTCAATGGAAGTCGCAAGCTTTGGGAAAATGCCCGGCGTTTTGCCCAAAGTCTGGATCGCTCGGGAGTGATGACCGCCCTCCAGCAAGTCGAAGGGTTGCCGCAGACGAACGTCCGCCGCTCGCTGATGCACAGCTTGATCGGACGCCTGGCGGAGCTGTCGCCGAAGGAGGCGATCCGTTATGCGGACACGCAGAAGGACCGGGACTCGCGGGAAAATTTTTACGGCAACATCGCCAGTGTCTGGGCGGAGTCGGATCTGAATGCGGCGAAGGCGTGGGCGTTTTCTCTGCCCGAGGGCAGTGCGCGGCGCAATGCGATCAGCGGGGTGATCGGGGCGATTGCCGACAAGGACCCGGATGCCGCGTTGAAGATGGTGCTGGCGATGCCGAAGCTGGCGTCGGACGGTTACAATTGGGCCTGGTCGGTTTTTGGAACGCTTACCAGCCGGAATCCGGCGGATGCGGCCCGGCGCGCGGCGAGTTTGCCGGGAACCCAGTTTCGTCAGCAGGCCATCGGCGTGGTGGCGAGCAACTGGAGCAACACCGATCCGAAAGCCGCGGCTGCCTGGGCGGAGTCGCTCCCCGGCGGCAATCTTCAGCAGCAGGCGATGCGCAGTATTGTTTCCAATTGGGCCCGGACTGATCCGTTGGCGGCGGCGGAATATGTGGGGAAATTTCCTCCCGGTCAGGTGCAGCGCGAGATGGTGGGCAATCTCGCCTCGCAATGGGCGCAGCAGGATGCGACGGCCGCGCTGGCTTGGGTGGAGAAGTTGCCGCAGGGCGGGACGCGGGAAAATGCGATGACGAACGCACTCTCGCAGTGGGCGCAGAATGAGCCGCGTCTGGCAGCGGATTACGTGATGCGGCTGCAGGGCGACAACAAGTTTCAGAATTATCTGCAATCGCTCACCTACAGTTGGGGCCGCAACGATCCGGCGGCGGCGCTGGCGTGGGCCCGGGCGCAGAATAATCCCGAGGTGGAGAAAAATTTCACGGCCAATCTGCTCGGCCAGTGGGCGCAATATGAGCCGGAGAAAGCGGCGGCGCAGGTCAGCGCGATCAAGAGTCCGGAAGCGCAGAAGCAAGCCATCGAGCGGATTGCCAGCCAGTGGTCGGAGTCGGAGCCGGAGAAGGCGATTTCGTGGTTGAGCCAGATGCCAGAGGGCGATTCGCGGGAAAACGCGCTGCGGAATGCGGTGTCGAATTGGTCACGAGACAATCCGGAAAACACCTCGGCATGGTTGAACAAGTTGCCCGCCGGGAAAACGCGCGACACGATGATCTCGACGTTCACGGGCAACATCGCGGAGTTTGACCCGGCGACGGCAGCGACCTGGGCGACGTCCGTTTCCGATGACAATCAGCGCCGGAATGCGACGCAGAACGTTCTTTACACCTGGTCGCGCAACGACAAAGCGTCGGCCCAGCAATGGCTGGCTCGGCAGACGGGCTTGTCGAAAGAGGACTTCGATTCGTATCAGCAGCAGATCAACAACGCGAAGTAAGGCTGATTTTTGGGTCTGAAATCCTTGAGAGACGCGGCAAAAAGCTCGGAAATGGGCCGCTTTCCCGGTTTTCCATAAATTATCTTTGACACTCCAGCGCGACTCGTTACCTTTCCGACTCGCCTTTAGAAAGACGGGAGTGGACCGCCCTGATCGTTTGACGCTTGCAAAAGTGGATTCGGTTGGGGTTTTTTACCCCCTCGTTCCGAAAGCGGCGCCCACAAATATGGCTTCGGCCTTATCGGTTTCGCAAGAGATCGGGAAGCGACACGACCAGCGATGGTCGCGACATACGCCCTCATAGCTCAGTTGGTAGAGCACATCCTTGGTAAGGATGAGGTCACCGGTTCAAGCCCGGTTGAGGGCTCCATATTCGTTTTCGTTCGAGTTAAATCCGAATGAAGCGCGCCGGCAAATCGGGCGACCAAGCAATTTGCATAACAACCAACCCGTAAAACAAACAATAACTATTAACTGACTTTCCAAGTAACACTTGGGAGACAATTCCATGGCCAAGGACAAATTCGACAGAAGCAAACCCCACGTTAACATCGGCACCATCGGCCACGTTGACCACGGCAAGACCACCCTCACCGCAGCAATCACCACGATTCTTTCCAAAAAAGGGTTCGCGGAAGCTAAGAAATACGCGGAAATCGATGCAGCGCCCGAAGAAAAAGAGCGCGGCATCACCATCAATACCGCTCACGTGGAATACCAGACCGACAAGCGTCACTACGCTCACGTCGATTGTCCCGGACACGCCGATTATGTGAAGAACATGATCACCGGCGCCGCCCAAATGGACGGTGGCATTCTCGTTGTTTCCGCAGCCGACGGCCCGATGCCCCAGACTCGTGAGCACATTCTGCTCGCACGTCAGGTCGGCGTTCCAGCGCTCGTCGTTTTCTTGAACAAGTGCGACATGGTCGATGACCCAGAGCTCCTCGAACTCGTCGAAATGGAAGTGCGCGAACTCCTTTCCAGCTACGAATTCCCGGGCGACACCATTCCCGTCGTCAAAGGCAGCGCCACGAAAGCTCTCGCTTCCGGCGACCCCACTTCGCCAGAAGGCAAGTGCATCATGGATCTGATGGACGCCGTGGACGAATACATCCCGCTTCCAGAGCGTGCGATCGACATGCCGTTCCTGATGCCAATCGAAGACGTGTTCAACATTGAAGGTCGCGGCACTGTCGCCACTGGTCGTGTCGAGCGCGGTATCCTCAAGAAGATGGAAGAAGTCGAGATCGTGGGCATCAACCCTACGGCCAAGACGACCGTCACCGACATCGAAATGTTCCGCAAGCTCCTCGACGAGGCTCGTGCGGGCGACAACGTCGGCATCTTGCTTCGCGGCATCAAAAAGGAAAACATCGAGCGCGGCCAGGTCATCGCCAAGCCAGGTTCGATCAAGCCTTACAAGAAATTCAAATCGGAGATCTACGTTCTCTCGAAAGAAGAAGGTGGCCGTCACACGCCATTCTTCTCGAACTACCGTCCGCAGTTTTACTTCCGCACCACGGACGTGACCGGCACCGTCAAGCTCCCTGAAGGAGTCGAAATGGTGATGCCTGGTGACAACGTCTCGGTCGAAATCGAACTCATCACCCCGGTCGCCATGGAGAAGACTCTCCGCTTCGCCATTCGCGAAGGTGGCAAAACCGTCGGTGCCGGTCGTATCGCCGACATCATCACCGAATAAAGTTAGTTTTATTTCCCCGCCATCGGAATTAAACTCCGCTGGCGGGGCTAAACTTTTCACAGCGAACATACGGCAGTAGTTCAATTGGTAGAGCAGCGGTCTCCAAAACCGCGTGTTGGGGGTTCGAGTCCCTCCTGCCGTGCTCCGCTCCTCTCCAAACCTTAGTTTTCGCAGCCCACCTTTTCATTCATGGCCAGCCCCGGTAAATTTATCAGCGAAGTTCGCACTGAACTCGCCAAAGCCTCGTGGCCTTGGGACACCAAGGAAAAAGGCGCGAAACGTTACAAAGAAATCATCGATTCCACTTCGGTCACCGTCATCGGCATCCTCCTTCTCAGCGCGTTTATCGCCTTCTGGGATTATATTTTGCTCGTTGTCGTCGGCTGGTTGACGAAGTAATCTTTCCTCCCCAATTTTCATGCCTCTCGCTATCGCTCCCAAAGATCAATGGTATGCCGTCCAAGTGCTTTCCGGTCAGGAAAACAAAGTGGCCGACAACCTGAACAAACGCATCAAAACCGACGAAATGAGCGATCTCATTTACGAGATCATTGTTCCGACGGAACGCGTCTCCGAGATCAAGCGCGGTAAAAAGACCGAGACCACGCGCAAACTCATGCCGGGCTACGTGATCGCCAACATGCATTTGCTCGACGAAAACAACCAGCTCGTCGCCCGCACTTGGTATTTTATTAAAGACACCACCGGCGTCATTGGCTTCGCCGGAAACAAGGATCGTCCCCTCCCCATCTCTCCGAAGGACGTGGAAAATATTCTCTCCCAAGCCCGCGCCGCTGACGAAAAGGTTAAACCCAAGGTCAGCTTCGAGATCGGCGAATCGGTCAAAGTCGCCGACGGTCCATTCCAAAATCAGGCCGGCATCGTCGAGGAAATCGACCCCGAACGCGGCAAGATCCGCGTTTCCGTCAGCATTTTCGGCCGCTCCACTCCAGTGGAACTCGAATACTGGCAGGTCGAACGCGCCTGATTCCATTGGAACTCCGCTCATTTTCAGCTCAACTCATTTTACGCACAAACTCAAAACCCGGAAAAACCGCTCTGCCGCCTCATCGGAGTTGCATTCCATTCATCTAATCTAAAATGGCAAAAGAAG
This DNA window, taken from Chthoniobacterales bacterium, encodes the following:
- a CDS encoding preprotein translocase subunit SecE codes for the protein MASPGKFISEVRTELAKASWPWDTKEKGAKRYKEIIDSTSVTVIGILLLSAFIAFWDYILLVVVGWLTK
- the nusG gene encoding transcription termination/antitermination protein NusG, producing the protein MPLAIAPKDQWYAVQVLSGQENKVADNLNKRIKTDEMSDLIYEIIVPTERVSEIKRGKKTETTRKLMPGYVIANMHLLDENNQLVARTWYFIKDTTGVIGFAGNKDRPLPISPKDVENILSQARAADEKVKPKVSFEIGESVKVADGPFQNQAGIVEEIDPERGKIRVSVSIFGRSTPVELEYWQVERA
- the tuf gene encoding elongation factor Tu; the encoded protein is MAKDKFDRSKPHVNIGTIGHVDHGKTTLTAAITTILSKKGFAEAKKYAEIDAAPEEKERGITINTAHVEYQTDKRHYAHVDCPGHADYVKNMITGAAQMDGGILVVSAADGPMPQTREHILLARQVGVPALVVFLNKCDMVDDPELLELVEMEVRELLSSYEFPGDTIPVVKGSATKALASGDPTSPEGKCIMDLMDAVDEYIPLPERAIDMPFLMPIEDVFNIEGRGTVATGRVERGILKKMEEVEIVGINPTAKTTVTDIEMFRKLLDEARAGDNVGILLRGIKKENIERGQVIAKPGSIKPYKKFKSEIYVLSKEEGGRHTPFFSNYRPQFYFRTTDVTGTVKLPEGVEMVMPGDNVSVEIELITPVAMEKTLRFAIREGGKTVGAGRIADIITE